The Bacteroidota bacterium sequence GAAGCATTGTATAATCGTTTCCTTTGTCAACGCCACCCAGGATCAAAACCACAGGGCGATTAAAACTCTCCAGAGCATACCATGTAGAATTTACGTTTGTAGCTTTTGAATCGTTGATAAATTCAATGCCGTGAACTGTCGAAACGTGTTCCAGACGATGTTCAACATTTCTGAAATCAGAAAGACTTTCGCGGACTACTTCTTTCCGGATTTCCAGAACGCGGGACGCAATGCCTGCCGCCATGGAATTATACAAATTGTGTTTACCCTGTAGTGCAAGTTCATGGATCAGCATAGAGAAGTGGGGTTGGTTGGTTAGTATGTTTATGATTATATTTTCATTTTCAAGCCACGCGCCTTCTTCAAGTTTCTTTTTGATAGAAAAAGGAAAGCGGTGAGCTCTGATATCGACCTCGCCGATATGAGCATTGGTGATCTCGTCATCCACGCAGTAAATAAATGCGTCAGTAGAGGTCATATTTTGTGTGATGCGGAATTTTGACATCACGTAATTTTTCAATTCATAGTCGTACCGATCGAGATGATCAGGAGTGATGTTTGTAAGAATCGCGATGTCACATTTAAAATCGTACATGCCATCCAGCTGGAAACTGCTCAGTTCGATGACATAATAATCATGATCCTTTTCAGCTACCTGCAGAGCAAGACTCTTCCCCACATTACCGGCCAGTCCTACATTCAAACCTGCTTTCTGAAGAATGTGATACGTCAGCAATGTGGTGGTCGTTTTACCATTGGTACCGGTAATACCAATCATCTTTGCTTTGGAATATCTCCCTGCGAATTCAATTTCGCTGATCACCGGAATTCCGGCTTTGCGAATTTTCTTTACGATCTCCGCTTTTTCAGGAATCCCAGGACTTTTTACAACTTCTGTAGCATTCAGAATAGAGTCTTCCGTATGCATTCCTTCTTCGAAACGAATCTGATGCTGTTCGAGTAGATTTTTGTACTGATCCTTGATTTTTCCTCCATCCGAAACAAATACATCATAGCCCTTTTTCAAACCAAGCACAGCAGCCCCCACTCCGCTTTCTGCGGCGCCGAGGATGACGAGTCTTTTCTGATTTGAAGTTTGCATTTGATCTGTTTATTTAATCCGACGAATTCAGCTTTTATCTCAATTTCAGCGTTACTACAGTGAAAATGGCCAGCATGATTCCGATGATCCAGAATCTTGAAACTATTTTCGCTTCGTGATATCCTAATTTCTGATAATGATGGTGCAAAGGAGACATCTTGAAGATCCTTCTTCCTTCACCATATTTTTTCTTTGTGTATTTGAAATAACTGACCTGGATCATGACAGAAAGATTTTCAACTACGAAAATTCCGCACAACACCGGAATCAGTAATTCTTTGCGAATGGCTATCGCGAATGTGGCGATGATTCCACCCAAGGCCAGACTGCCGGT is a genomic window containing:
- the murD gene encoding UDP-N-acetylmuramoyl-L-alanine--D-glutamate ligase encodes the protein MQTSNQKRLVILGAAESGVGAAVLGLKKGYDVFVSDGGKIKDQYKNLLEQHQIRFEEGMHTEDSILNATEVVKSPGIPEKAEIVKKIRKAGIPVISEIEFAGRYSKAKMIGITGTNGKTTTTLLTYHILQKAGLNVGLAGNVGKSLALQVAEKDHDYYVIELSSFQLDGMYDFKCDIAILTNITPDHLDRYDYELKNYVMSKFRITQNMTSTDAFIYCVDDEITNAHIGEVDIRAHRFPFSIKKKLEEGAWLENENIIINILTNQPHFSMLIHELALQGKHNLYNSMAAGIASRVLEIRKEVVRESLSDFRNVEHRLEHVSTVHGIEFINDSKATNVNSTWYALESFNRPVVLILGGVDKGNDYTMLHDLVKEKVKAIVCLGTDNKKIIKAFKDVVEQIVETSTAEEAVQASYKIGKKGDVVLLSPACASFDLFENYEDRGRQFKKAVKAL